A genomic stretch from Chelmon rostratus isolate fCheRos1 chromosome 14, fCheRos1.pri, whole genome shotgun sequence includes:
- the usp28 gene encoding ubiquitin carboxyl-terminal hydrolase 28, producing MRGEQTENGENSTNSSEMLINQLREITGIQDPQILYRALNASQGDIGHAVGLLTTQSADVQDPGEPQESETSGEAWEGQKGHPKDELQAAIELSLQESHNAQEEEREFNRALEASAEENAARMKRKRCEAQSEMCSPADWIRQDDWPVGIRNVGNTCWFSAVIQSLFHLPVFRRLVLNYHLSERVLEKCKSHSDKRNIAFMQELRCLFALMVGSTRRFVDPSAAVELLRDAFRTSEAQQDVSEFSHKLLDWLEDAFQLAANGNNAEDKQQNPMVQLFYGTFVTERRHEGKTLCNIEQFGQYPLQVNGFNNLDECLEGAMVEKEIESLHSDHSVTSGRERWFKKLPPVLTFELSRFEFNTQLGRPEKIHKKLEFPQIVYMDRYLHKNIEQTHERRGEVKKLKEQLAALQQKLECYKNYGSGPTKYPLADMLQFVLEFATTKPTSVSPAEDLRPTSSSPTPASHPLSECISKDNSEPGDPDSSEGLVSSVSSCQRTPIYKPFTQCRLPIDCPPHPAPHNITEEELHFVKTCLQRWRTEVENDINELKASIDKLTQMLEGMYSDNSLCQVPYRLHAVLVHEGQASAGHYWAYIYDHANQRWMKYNDISITESSWEELERDSFGGMTNASAYCLMYIDDRLPHLITDDTDDETGQVLHGMDSLPPILRRYVHEDNRWFQQELSEWEEQFCQTAAPQGESTTSAEPPDPTPDDIQQTPVEPAPQSGPSTEELDQGASSEPQPDPEAEQDVEAASREKPEEESDLSPPPPQSPGRLPDDTSAAAVTDTLVPSQSSTSAGKELQSQTSALEAEPGNQEASDPHEEKDDAQAAGLGPQAEGEPEASGEAPEHEAKQEDEEQQQQQQEEEVPARQRQTENEVSEVEIPNVGRIMVRADADGYNEEMMLTPAMQGIILAIAKARQTFDKEGPEAGLIKAFHEEYSRLYELSQEETTPQEDARLQHALVYFFQNKAPKRIIERTLLEQFTDRNLSFDERAISIMREARSKLRLIKPEDMDMDEYLQWHDDYRLFRTVFVYLLTGLEHYQHGKMREALTYLAHAYETNATLLKNGEKRGIDKSLIAVYRRKCLTALNESASRLFCSGEENSVEEGVAIMDEAVIPCLHLMSRDSALSQEDRDAMESIRSHWCCCLGQDMDDSLQVKLGELLPRVLDGSAEAVILKDPPKVHVNQAYDLCSRLAAVMESIHNTSIVIVK from the exons ATGAGAGGTGAACAGActgaaaatggagaaaactcAACGAACTCG AGCGAAATGCTGATCAACCAGCTGAGGGAGATCACTGGCATCCAGGACCCTCAGATTCTCTACAGAGCCTTGAAT gcCAGTCAGGGGGACATTGGACATGCTGTTGGACTGCTGACAACCCAGTCTGCAGATGTTCAGGATCCTGGAGAACCACAGGAATCAGAGACCTCTGGAGAGGCCTGGGAGGGCCAGAAAG GACATCCTAAAGATGAACTGCAGGCCGCCATAGAACTCAGCCTGCAGGAGTCCCACAATGcccaggaagaggagagggagttCAACAG GGCTCTGGAGGCCAGCGCTGAGGAGAATGCAGCaagaatgaagaggaagaggtgcgAAGCCCAGAGCGAGATGTGCAGCCCTGCAGACTGGATCCGTCAGGACGATTGGCCCGTGGGCATTCGCAATGTTGGAAACACCTGCTGGTTCAGTGCCGTCATCCAG TCACTGTTCCACTTGCCCGTGTTCAGGAGGCTGGTTCTCAACTACCATCTGTCTGAGCGAGTGCTGGAGAAGTGCAAGAGCCATTCT GACAAGAGGAACATAGCTTTCATGCAGGAGCTGCGCTGTCTGTTCGCCCTCATGGTGGGCTCCACCCGCAGGTTTGTGGATCcttctgctgcagtggagcTACTGCGAGATGCCTTCAGGACCAGCGAGGCCCAACAG gacGTCAGTGAGTTTTCCCACAAACTGCTTGACTGGCTGGAGGATGCCTTTCAGCTGGCCGCAAATGGAAA taatgcagaagacaaacaacaaaacccCATGGTTCAGCTCTTCTACGGTACCTTTGTGACAGAAAGAAGACACGAGG GTAAGACTTTGTGTAATATCGAGCAGTTTGGCCAGTACCCCCTGCAAGTCAACGGCTTCAACAACCTGGATGAATGCCTGGAAGGTGCGATGGTTGAGAAGGAGATTGAGTCACTGCATTCAGATCACAGCGTCACATCTGGCCGTGAG AGATGGTTCAAAAAGCTGCCACCGGTCTTGACATTTGAACTGTCTAGATTCGAGTTCAACACTCAGCTCGGACGTCCTGAAAAGATACACAAGAAACTGGAATTCCCACAAATCGTTTACATGGACAG ATATCTTCACAAAAACATAGAACAGACtcatgagaggagaggagaagtgaaAAAACTCAAGGAGCAACTTGCAGCCCTTCAGCAGAAACTCGAGTG CTATAAAAACTACGGCTCAGGACCTACCAAGTATCCTCTGGCTGacatgctgcagtttgtgctggAGTTTGCTACCACCAAGCCTACAAGTGTTTCTCCAGCTGAAGATCTGAGACCAACTTCATCTTCACCGACTCCTGCAAGCCACCCCCTCAGCGAATGCATCTCCAAAGACAACAG TGAACCTGGAGACCCAGATTCCTCTGAGGGCCTGgtttccagtgtttccagttGCCAACGGACCCCCATATACAAGCCCTTCACCCAGTGCCGGCTCCCCATTGACTGCCCACCACACCCGGCCCCCCACAACATCACCGAAGAAGAGCTGCACTTCGTTAAGACCTGCCTACAGCGTTGGAGGACCGAGGTCGAGAATGACATAAATG agctaAAGGCCAGCATTGACAAGCTCACTCAGATGCTCGAGGGCATGTACTCAGACAACAGTCTCTGCCAG GTACCCTACAGACTCCACGCGGTGCTCGTCCACGAAGGCCAGGCGTCAGCAGGACATTACTGGGCCTACATCTACGACCACGCCAACCAGCGCTGGATGAAGTACAACGACATAAGCATCACTGAGTCATCGTGGGAGGAGCTGGAGCGAGACTCATTTGGAGGCATGACCAACGCCAGCGCCTACTGCCTGATGTACATTGATGACAGGCTACCCCACCTTATTACAG ACGACACAGACGATGAGACCGGCCAGGTGCTGCATGGCATGGACTCCCTGCCGCCCATCCTCAGACGCTACGTCCACGAAGATAACCGCTGGTTCCAGCAGGAGCTCAGCGAATGGGAGGAGCAGTTCTGCCAGACCGCAGCCCCACAGGGAGAGTCTACAACCTCTGCAGAGCCCCCAGACCCCACTCCAGATGATATACAACAAACACCAGTTGAGCCAGCGCCCCAGTCGGGGCCGTCCACTGAAGAGCTGGACCAGGGAGCTTCTTCAGAGCCACAGCCAGAcccagaggcagagcaggatgTGGAGGCCGCTTCCAGGGAGAAGCCTGAAG AAGAATCAGACTTatcacccccaccaccacagaGTCCCGGCCGCCTGCCAGACGACACCAGCGCTGCAGCAGTCACTGACACCCTGGTGCCCAGCCAGAGCTCCACCTCAGCGGGGAAGGAACTTCAGAGTCAG ACTTCTGCCCTTGAAGCAGAGCCTGGTAACCAGGAAGCATCTGACCCCCACGAGGAGAAGGACGACGCGCAGGCCGCAGGCCTCGGCCCTCAAGCTGAAGGCGAGCCGGAGGCTTCCGGAGAAGCTCCTGAACATGAAGCAaagcaggaggatgaggagcagcagcagcagcagcaggaggaagaggtcCCGGCTAGACAGCGACAGACTGAGAACGAGGTCTCGGAAGTGGAGATCCCGAACGTGGGCAGGATCATGGTGAGAGCTGATGCTGACGGATACAACGAAGAG ATGATGCTGACTCCAGCTATGCAGGGCATCATTCTCGCCATAGCCAAGGCCAGACAGACGTTTGATAAGGAGGGCCCTGAGGCTGGCCTCATCAAG GCCTTCCACGAGGAGTATTCCCGCTTGTATGAACTCTCCCAGGAGGAGACCACGCCCCAGGAGGACGCTCGTCTGCAGCACGCCCTGGTCTACTTCTTCCAGAACAAGGCACCCAAGCGCATTATCGAGAGGACGCTGCTGGAGCAGTTTACCGACCGCAACCTGAGCTTCGATGAGAG GGCCATCAGCATCATGAGGGAAGCCCGATCCAAGCTGCGCCTCATCAAGCCAGAGGACATGGATATGGATGAGTACTTG CAGTGGCATGACGACTACAGACTGTTCAGAACGGTGTTCGTCTACCTGCTGACGGGGCTGGAGCACTACCAGCACGGGAA GATGCGGGAGGCGCTGACCTACCTGGCTCATGCGTACGAGACCAACGCCACCCTGCTGAAGAACGGAGAGAAACGTGGAATAGACAAGTCTCTCATTGCAGTTTACAGGAGGAAATGCCTCACT GCTTTGAATGAGAGCGCGTCACGCCTGTTCTGCAGCGGCGAGGAGAACAGTGTGGAGGAGGGCGTCGCCATCATGGACGAGGCCGTCATTCCCTGCCTTCACCTGATGAGCCGGGACTCGGCTTTGTCCCAGGAAGACCGGGACGCCATGGAGAGCATCCGCAGCCACTGGTGCTGCTGCCTGGGCCAGGACATGGACG ACTCTCTGCAGGTGAAGCTGGGTGAGCTTCTGCCCCGGGTTCTGGACGGTTCAGCTGAGGCAGTCATTCTTAAAGACCCACCCAAAGTCCACGTCAACCAGGCCTACGACCTGTGCAGTCGCCTGGCCGCCGTCATGGAGTCCATCCACAACACCTCCATAGTCATCGTGAAGTAA
- the htr3b gene encoding 5-hydroxytryptamine receptor 3B, with amino-acid sequence MSLLWLSLLFSAHLAGCVPEKPKRSALNQLTRTLLRKYDCGVRPVHNWTSLTTVYIDLILQSVLDVDGNTQSITTSIWYRQVWTDEFLVWDPEEFDGINEISLSSDAIWIPDVIVSEFVDAGKSPPIPYVYVNSSGSVKNYRPMQVVLACSLEMYAFPFDKQNCSLTFRSWLHSVKEIDLALWRSAEAIANDKREFMNDGEWELLSLPSRYWQVHQDNTDYAHIQFNVLIRRRPLLYVVGLLIPSIFLMLVDVISFYLPLNSGTRIAFKISILLGYTVFRVNMTDELPSTAVRTPLIGVFFVVCMALLMLSLIKSILVVKLLHHSEKEVRQMSVSACLLDKYGSARHDFTESALTSIKTLDYTNPSGDYELEPSLEEDLLSLNEIQDASSGLEWLLQELAALRLALSQEDTESSAQAEWLALCSKLDCFLFRFYLLVLVLYAGTLLLLWASWSFA; translated from the exons ATGTCTCTCCTCTGGCTGTCGCTGTTGTTCTCAG ctcaTCTGGCTGGATGTGTGCCAGAGAAGCCGAAGAGATCAGCTCTGAACCAGCTGACCAGGACCCTCCTCAGGAAATATGACTGCGGAGTTCGACCTGTTCACAACTGGACGAGTCTCACCACCGTCTACATCGACCTCATCCTACAGTCTGTCCTCGACGTG GATGGAAATACCCAGAGCATAACTACGAGTATCTGGTACAGACAG gTCTGGACTGATGAGTTCCTGGTTTGGGACCCAGAGGAGTTTGATGGTATCAATGAGATCTCACTGTCGTCTGACGCCATCTGGATACCTGATGTTATCGTTAGTGAATT TGTGGATGCTGGGAAGTCCCCTCCGATCCCCTACGTGTATGTCAACTCCTCCGGCTCGGTGAAGAACTACCGGCCCATGCAGGTGGTGCTGGCCTGCAGTCTGGAGATGTACGCCTTTCCGTTTGACAAGCAGAACTGCAGCCTCACCTTCCGCAGCTGGCTTCACTCAG TGAAGGAAATAGACCTGGCTCTGTGGAGGAGCGCAGAGGCCATTGCTAATGATAAGAGGGAGTTCATGAATGATGGAGAATGGGAACTGTTGTCCCTTCCCTCCCGCTACTGGCAAGTCCACCAAGACAACACTGACTATGCCCACATCCAGTTCAAT GTGTTGATCCGCCGGCGCCCCCTGCTGTATGTGGTGGGTCTCCTCATCCCCAGCATCTTTCTCATGCTGGTGGATGTGATCAGCTTCTACCTGCCTCTGAACAGCGGGACACGCATTGCCTTCAAGATCAGCATACTGCTGGGCTACACCGTCTTCAGAGTCAACATGACGGACGAGCTGCCTTCCACAGCGGTCAGGACTCCACTCATAG GTGTGTTCTTCGTGGTGTGCATGGCCCTGCTGATGCTCAGCCTGATCAAGTCAATACTGGTGGTAAAGCTGCTCCACCACAGTGAGAAGGAGGTCAGGCAAATGTCAGTGTCGGCCTGCCTGCTGGACAAGTACGGCTCGGCTCGCCACGACTTCACTGAGAGCGCTCTGACCTCCATCAAAACCCTCGACTACACCAACCCGTCCGGAG ATTATGAGCTTGAGCCATCACTGGAAGAGGATCTGCTGTCCCTGAATGAGATCCAGGATGCTTCCTCAGGGCTGGAGTGGCTTCTCCAGGAGCTGGCTGCCCTCCGTCTGGCCTTATCCCAGGAGGACACCGAGTCTTCGGCTCAGGCTGAATGGCTGGCCCTCTGCTCTAAGCTCGACTGCTTCCTGTTCCGCTTTTACCTTTTGGTTCTGGTCTTGTATGCCGgtactctgctgctgctctgggcCAGCTGGAGCTTTGCCTGA
- the htr3a gene encoding 5-hydroxytryptamine receptor 3A, protein MEDLGKLGSSTGRFANATLVRLSEFLSAGYKKGVRPVKDWRTSTIVAIDLMVYSILNVDEKNQVLTTYVWYRQSWTDEFLVWNPEDFDEVKQVSIPTANVWVPDILINEFVDVGKSPDIPYVYVTHDGLVRNYKPIQVVTACTLNIYNFPFDVQKCSLTFQSWLHTIDDINITLMRSPEELREDKSVFMNQGEWELLHILSNYKIFSVDNDDYYAEMKFHVVIRRRPLFYTVNLLLPSIFLMVMDIVGFYLPPDSGERVSFKITLLLGYSVFLIIVSDTLPATAIGTPLIGVYFVVCMALLVISLTETVLIVRLVHKQDLQTPVPHWVKYLVLERAPVLFCIHKKHRLCSRLSSQASDLEHYKDSNYGTAQCTIHHTCEIGRRLSQHDREGGLLGLGLPPSRDPTPPVMDNILQEVTAIRHFLEKRDRCREVAKEWLQVGYVLDVLLFRVYLVAVVAYSITLGALWSVWQVA, encoded by the exons ATGGAGGATCTGGGC aaactgggcagcagcacaggaagaTTCGCCAACGCCACATTAGTGCGGCTCTCTGAGTTTCTGAGTGCGGGGTACAAGAAGGGCGTGAGACCCGTGAAAGACTGGAGGACGTCCACCATAGTGGCCATAGACCTCATGGTTTACTCCATCCTCAATGTG GATGAGAAGAACCAGGTTTTGACGACATATGTGTGGTACAGACAG TCGTGGACAGATGAATTCCTGGTCTGGAACCCGGAAGACTTCGATGAAGTCAAACAAGTTTCTATCCCTACAGCGAACGTGTGGGTGCCTGACATCCTCATCAACGAGTT CGTGGACGTGGGGAAGTCTCCGGACATACCTTACGTCTATGTGACACACGACGGACTGGTGCGCAACTACAAGCCCATCCAGGTGGTCACAGCGTGCACTCTCAACATCTACAACTTCCCGTTTGACGTCCAGAAATGCAGCCTCACCTTCCAGAGCTGGCTGCACACCA TTGATGACATCAACATCACCCTGATGCGAAGCCCCGAGGAGCTCAGGGAGGACAAGAGTGTCTTCATGAACCAAGGAGAGTGGGAGCTGCTCCATATACTGTCCAACTACAAGATCTTCAGTGTGGACAATGATGACTATTATGCTGAGATGAAATTCCAT GTGGTGATCCGGCGGCGGCCATTGTTCTACACTGtgaacctgctgctgcccagTATCTTCCTGATGGTGATGGACATCGTGGGTTTCTATCTGCCACCAGACAGCGGAGAGAGGGTCTCCTTCAAGATCACTTTGTTGCTGGGCTACTCCGTCTTCCTCATCATTGTGTCTGACACTCTGCCCGCCACCGCCATAGGAACCCCGCTGATAG GTGTGTACTTCGTGGTTTGCATGGCGCTGCTGGTGATCAGCCTGACAGAAACCGTGCTGATCGTGCGTCTCGTGCACAAGCAGGACCTGCAGACCCCTGTTCCACACTGGGTGAAGTACTTGGTGCTGGAAAGAGCTCCGGTCCTCTTCTGCATCCACAAGAAGCACCGCCTCTGTTCCAGACTGTCCTCCCAGGCCTCCGACCTGGAGCACTACAAGGACAGCAACTATGGAACTG cacagtgcacCATCCACCACACCTGCGAGATCGGCCGAAGGCTCAGCCAGCATGACAGAGAGGGCGGGCTGCTCGGGCTGGGCCTGCCCCCCTCCAGGGACCCCACCCCACCTGTCATGGACAACATCCTGCAGGAAGTGACGGCGATTCGTCACTTCCTGGAGAAGAGGGACAGGTGCCGGGAAGTCGCTAAGGAGTGGCTGCAGGTCGGCTACGTGCTGGACGTGCTGCTCTTCAGAGTTTACTTAGTGGCCGTGGTGGCCTACAGCATCACACTGGGGGCGCTGTGGTCAGTGTGGCAGGTCGCCTGA